From Caminibacter mediatlanticus TB-2, the proteins below share one genomic window:
- a CDS encoding MutS-related protein — protein sequence MDINKLLNSKKLLTEVYFELQKYYDSIYPNAVVLMEVGTFFETYEAEGVGKAREIANVLNIQLTKKNKSINEISIKNPLMAGFPTHALDRYLQKLIDEDRYTIILIKQKGTPPKVKRYLADIISPGVNLLKNDIENYVTSIIIEKYNAYHIGYATIDVNTGKSFVYESYSSKEDPTYALDELFRLLQTYKSSEIILTLRDVECDEVVNYLELNGKNIIINKTRMKIDYQNEIFKRVYNIQSLLTPIEVMNLEKYPLITESLGILLEFIIAHNKELLEKIKEPILIEDEKFVYLGNNPIKQLEIDKVLKLIDKTKTPMGRRLIKERLYNPIFDEDELNNRYKAVEYMIKKYKEFNLDNIYDIEKLDRKIKIKKLHPFEVGFLYESLKSSSEIFIKLRKKTTKIDNYISYIEDIFELDKLGYKFEDIKDTFFKEGVDKELDELIKEKNYYTNELMKIKKAIENLGDVKVEIGLLDKEGYYLSLTKNRFNLIKEKFLNTFLEVDKKTIFFKDFKIKSLTNSVKITGDIIDYLSEKILALNSKIISLTQKKYLEVLEEMDKKFNFLNELSKEIAKIDVAISSAKVALKYNYYKPQISQKKAKFINLRHPLIEVNEENGVYIPNDIDFNEYDGMLLYGINSSGKSSLMKSVGIAVFLAQSGFFVPAKMEFKPYKGIFTRIEAKDNLQKGLSTFAVEMLELKNIFNRANKDSLVLGDEIAHGTETLSALSIVASAVIKLAKEKINFVFATHLHQLMNLDEIKELKNVVAKHLEVYFDGEKLVYDRKLKNGSGSSIYGLEFAKSIYMDEEFLKKADEIRKKLSKEYSELELLINKKRSRYNKKVFVTTCTICGEIVDDVHHIKPKEEAKNGFVDEIRVHHKYNLIPLCKKHHKMVHEGKIRINGFITTSKGIELHYEILD from the coding sequence ATGGATATAAATAAATTACTCAATTCTAAAAAACTTTTAACAGAGGTATATTTTGAACTTCAAAAATATTATGATTCTATTTATCCAAATGCTGTTGTTTTAATGGAAGTTGGAACTTTTTTTGAGACATATGAAGCTGAGGGAGTTGGTAAAGCAAGAGAAATTGCAAATGTTTTAAATATTCAACTTACTAAAAAAAATAAATCTATAAATGAAATTAGCATAAAAAATCCACTAATGGCTGGATTTCCAACTCATGCCTTAGATAGATATTTACAAAAATTAATTGATGAAGATAGATATACTATTATTTTAATCAAACAAAAAGGTACTCCTCCAAAAGTAAAAAGATACTTAGCAGATATAATTTCTCCTGGTGTAAATCTTTTAAAAAATGATATTGAAAATTATGTAACAAGTATTATTATAGAAAAGTATAATGCATATCATATTGGTTATGCTACAATTGATGTAAATACAGGAAAAAGTTTTGTGTATGAAAGTTATTCTTCAAAAGAAGACCCAACTTATGCACTTGATGAGCTTTTTAGACTTCTTCAAACTTATAAATCAAGTGAGATTATTTTAACTTTAAGAGATGTTGAGTGTGATGAGGTTGTGAATTATCTCGAACTTAATGGAAAAAATATAATAATTAATAAAACAAGAATGAAAATTGATTATCAAAATGAAATTTTTAAAAGAGTTTATAATATTCAAAGCTTACTAACTCCAATAGAGGTTATGAATTTAGAGAAATATCCCTTAATTACTGAATCACTTGGTATATTACTTGAATTTATTATAGCGCATAATAAAGAGCTTTTAGAAAAAATAAAAGAACCAATTTTAATAGAAGATGAAAAATTTGTATATCTTGGAAATAATCCAATAAAACAGCTTGAAATTGATAAAGTCTTAAAACTAATAGATAAAACAAAAACTCCAATGGGAAGAAGGTTAATAAAAGAGAGGCTTTATAATCCTATTTTTGATGAGGATGAGTTAAATAATAGATATAAAGCAGTTGAATATATGATTAAAAAATATAAAGAATTTAATTTAGATAATATTTATGATATTGAAAAACTTGATAGAAAGATTAAAATAAAGAAACTTCATCCTTTTGAGGTTGGATTTTTATATGAATCTTTAAAATCAAGTAGTGAAATTTTTATAAAACTTCGAAAAAAAACAACTAAAATTGATAATTATATCTCTTATATTGAAGATATTTTTGAATTAGATAAATTAGGTTATAAGTTTGAAGATATAAAAGATACATTTTTTAAAGAAGGAGTTGATAAAGAGTTAGACGAACTTATAAAAGAGAAAAATTATTATACTAATGAGCTTATGAAGATAAAAAAAGCAATTGAGAATTTAGGAGATGTGAAAGTTGAAATTGGATTATTAGATAAAGAAGGGTACTATTTATCTCTTACAAAAAATAGATTTAATCTAATAAAAGAGAAATTTTTAAATACTTTTTTGGAAGTGGATAAAAAGACAATATTTTTTAAAGATTTTAAGATAAAAAGTTTAACAAATAGTGTAAAGATTACAGGAGATATAATTGATTATTTAAGTGAAAAAATATTAGCTTTAAATTCAAAAATAATTAGCCTAACTCAAAAAAAATACTTAGAAGTTTTAGAAGAGATGGATAAAAAATTTAACTTTTTAAATGAACTTTCAAAAGAAATTGCAAAAATTGATGTTGCAATATCTTCTGCAAAAGTTGCTTTAAAATATAATTATTATAAGCCACAAATTTCTCAAAAAAAAGCAAAATTTATTAACCTTAGACATCCGTTAATTGAAGTTAATGAAGAAAATGGGGTTTATATTCCAAATGATATAGATTTTAATGAGTATGATGGTATGCTTTTATATGGAATTAATAGTTCAGGTAAAAGTAGTTTAATGAAAAGTGTTGGTATTGCTGTTTTTTTAGCACAAAGTGGTTTTTTTGTACCTGCTAAAATGGAATTTAAGCCATATAAAGGTATTTTTACAAGAATTGAAGCAAAAGATAACTTGCAAAAAGGTCTCTCAACATTTGCAGTTGAGATGTTAGAGCTTAAAAATATATTCAATCGTGCAAATAAAGATAGTTTAGTGTTAGGTGATGAGATAGCACACGGGACTGAAACTCTTTCAGCTTTGAGTATTGTTGCAAGTGCTGTTATTAAATTAGCAAAAGAGAAAATTAATTTTGTATTTGCAACTCATCTTCATCAATTAATGAATTTAGATGAGATTAAAGAGTTAAAAAATGTAGTAGCAAAACATTTAGAAGTTTATTTTGATGGTGAAAAGCTTGTATATGATAGGAAATTAAAGAATGGGAGTGGAAGCAGTATATATGGGCTTGAATTTGCAAAGTCAATTTATATGGATGAAGAGTTTTTAAAAAAAGCAGATGAGATTAGAAAAAAACTCTCAAAAGAGTATAGTGAGTTAGAACTCTTAATTAATAAAAAACGCTCTCGTTATAATAAAAAAGTTTTTGTTACAACTTGTACAATTTGTGGAGAAATTGTAGATGATGTCCATCATATAAAACCAAAAGAAGAAGCTAAAAATGGATTTGTTGATGAGATAAGAGTTCATCATAAGTATAATTTAATTCCTTTATGTAAAAAGCATCATAAAATGGTTCATGAAGGAAAAATTAGAATTAATGGATTTATAACAACAAGTAAGGGAATTGAGCTTCATTATGAAATATTAGATTAG
- a CDS encoding ABC transporter ATP-binding protein, whose product MIKIRHLKKVFGKKIVLKDVNLDIYDGKITYILGMSGQGKSTIIKHIVGLLKPTSGEIWVDDVNIANADIQTLYKIRKKVGFTFQEGALFDSMNIFDNVAFPLKEHTKLSKEEIKKRVFETLEMVGLDANRVAYLYPHELSGGMRKRAATARAIILKPKYVLYDEPTSGLDPIISDKITRMIIDLNKNHNMTSVVISHDLKETFKSADYIAMLYQGEIIEFGSVEEFKNSKNPIVQAFIRGDSEIYEKIAEGV is encoded by the coding sequence ATGATAAAAATTAGACATCTTAAAAAAGTATTTGGAAAAAAAATAGTATTAAAAGATGTTAATTTAGATATATATGATGGTAAAATTACTTATATTTTAGGAATGTCAGGACAAGGAAAATCAACTATAATTAAACATATAGTAGGTCTTTTGAAACCAACAAGTGGAGAGATATGGGTTGATGATGTAAATATAGCAAATGCAGATATTCAAACACTTTATAAAATTAGAAAAAAAGTTGGATTTACTTTTCAAGAAGGTGCACTTTTTGATAGTATGAATATTTTTGATAATGTTGCTTTTCCTTTAAAAGAGCATACTAAACTTAGTAAAGAAGAGATAAAAAAAAGAGTATTTGAGACATTAGAAATGGTAGGACTTGATGCAAATAGAGTTGCATATCTTTATCCTCACGAACTAAGTGGAGGTATGAGAAAAAGAGCTGCTACTGCGAGGGCTATTATTTTAAAACCAAAGTATGTTTTATATGATGAGCCAACGAGTGGGCTTGACCCGATTATTAGTGATAAAATAACAAGAATGATTATAGATTTAAACAAAAATCATAATATGACAAGTGTAGTAATTTCACATGATTTAAAAGAGACTTTTAAAAGTGCTGATTATATAGCAATGCTATATCAAGGAGAAATTATAGAGTTTGGAAGTGTAGAAGAATTTAAAAATTCAAAAAATCCAATAGTCCAAGCATTTATTAGAGGTGATAGTGAAATTTATGAAAAAATTGCAGAGGGAGTGTAA
- the dapE gene encoding succinyl-diaminopimelate desuccinylase yields MDVISLFKKLLSFKSITPNDDGAMEFIKNYLSDFDVIETQKEGVKNLFIYKKFSEGDHLCFGGHIDVVPPGVGWNTDPFTPVEKDGFIYARGTQDMKSGLAAFLWAMKNAKNFKGTLSALITSDEEGEAIYGTKFMLEKLKEKNLIPDYTIVAEPTCEEKFGDAIKIGRRGSINGVLKKIGKQGHAAYPEKSINPIHKVAQVLHKIAGVDLDSGDEYFAPSKFVVTDIRAGMEVTNVTPGELKMMFNVRNNTHTNKEKIKEFIHKHFKDMNYTLELKQSAEPFITNPDSKVVKNLDSAIQKEIGLIPKHSTAGGTSDARFFAKYGVKVVEFGVKNDTIHAPNERVHKDEVIKLSHIFKEVIENWS; encoded by the coding sequence GTGGATGTGATTAGTTTATTTAAAAAATTATTGAGTTTTAAATCTATAACTCCAAATGATGATGGAGCAATGGAATTTATAAAAAATTATCTTAGTGATTTTGATGTAATTGAAACCCAAAAAGAAGGTGTTAAAAATTTATTTATTTACAAAAAATTTAGCGAAGGAGACCATCTATGCTTTGGAGGACATATTGATGTAGTGCCTCCTGGTGTTGGTTGGAACACTGACCCATTTACACCAGTAGAAAAAGATGGATTTATATATGCAAGAGGTACACAAGATATGAAAAGTGGCTTAGCTGCATTTTTATGGGCTATGAAAAATGCTAAAAATTTTAAAGGAACTCTATCAGCTTTAATTACAAGTGATGAAGAAGGTGAAGCAATATATGGAACAAAATTTATGCTTGAAAAGTTAAAAGAAAAAAATTTAATTCCAGATTATACAATCGTTGCTGAGCCAACTTGTGAAGAAAAGTTTGGAGATGCTATTAAAATTGGAAGAAGAGGCTCAATCAATGGAGTACTTAAAAAAATTGGAAAACAAGGTCATGCTGCATATCCAGAAAAATCAATCAACCCAATACATAAAGTTGCACAAGTTTTACATAAAATTGCAGGAGTTGATTTAGATAGTGGTGATGAATATTTTGCTCCAAGTAAATTTGTTGTAACAGATATTAGAGCTGGGATGGAAGTTACAAATGTTACACCAGGTGAACTTAAAATGATGTTTAATGTCAGAAACAATACTCACACTAACAAAGAAAAAATAAAAGAATTCATACATAAACATTTTAAAGATATGAATTATACGCTTGAACTAAAACAAAGCGCAGAACCATTTATCACAAATCCAGATAGTAAAGTTGTGAAAAACTTAGATAGTGCTATACAAAAAGAGATAGGACTTATTCCCAAACATTCTACTGCTGGTGGAACAAGTGATGCAAGGTTTTTCGCTAAATATGGGGTTAAGGTTGTTGAATTTGGTGTAAAAAACGACACAATACATGCCCCAAATGAGAGAGTTCATAAAGATGAGGTAATTAAACTTTCACATATTTTTAAAGAGGTTATTGAAAATTGGAGTTAA
- a CDS encoding class I SAM-dependent methyltransferase has translation MLKEKIKWNEKYKTLTLKPPSPLLNYIPNTINKKALDLAGGLGRNAYELVKKGYVVDLIDISDIAISKINHPKINTFCLDLDNYIIPQNEYDVIIKIKYFNLNLLKQTANALKKDGYFIFETIPKYSISKNEFFEIFKSFDIIHLNENPFQFVGVKCGCD, from the coding sequence TTGTTAAAAGAAAAAATAAAATGGAATGAAAAATATAAAACTTTAACACTAAAACCTCCATCACCTCTTCTAAATTATATCCCTAACACAATAAATAAAAAAGCCCTCGATTTAGCAGGAGGACTTGGTAGAAATGCTTATGAATTAGTAAAAAAAGGCTATGTTGTTGATTTAATAGATATTTCTGATATTGCAATTTCTAAGATAAATCATCCTAAAATAAATACCTTTTGTTTAGACTTAGATAATTATATTATACCACAAAATGAGTATGATGTCATCATAAAAATTAAATATTTTAATTTAAACTTATTAAAACAAACAGCTAATGCTTTAAAAAAAGATGGTTATTTTATTTTTGAAACAATTCCAAAATATTCAATTTCAAAGAATGAATTTTTTGAAATATTTAAAAGTTTTGATATTATCCACTTAAACGAAAATCCATTTCAATTTGTAGGAGTAAAATGTGGATGTGATTAG
- a CDS encoding amidohydrolase, with product MKKIVAEIDNLKDKIIEIRRHIHMYPDLSGEEKPTRDYVKTIIEGEGIKDIKIFDNHYGMVVDLKIDENLPTIAFRADMDALPIQEENKVPYKSRKDGIMHACGHDGHTAILTGFLIACNRHKEKLPFNIRGIFQHKEEVMDGGSEDLIRDGALDKVSAIFGLHMYPYLKTGEIGYKYGEMMASADMFEIEIFGKIAHGARPHEGVDAILTASMVVNSINHIVSRKIDPLHPAVISFGTIEGGKAANIICDHVKLSGTVRTLNDKVRQNIKEMMEEAVAGICRSMGARYNFNYFFGNPELVNDKDMVDVVIKAAKKVVTPVDLKLPVMGGEDFANYLKIVKGAFFRLGCCNELKETCYPQHHPRFDIDEDSLIIGAKIFANILKVLK from the coding sequence ATGAAAAAAATTGTAGCAGAAATAGATAATTTAAAAGATAAAATAATTGAAATTAGAAGACATATTCATATGTACCCAGACCTATCAGGAGAAGAAAAACCAACAAGAGATTATGTAAAGACAATTATAGAAGGGGAAGGAATTAAAGATATAAAAATTTTTGATAATCATTATGGAATGGTTGTAGATTTAAAAATAGATGAAAATTTACCAACTATTGCATTTAGGGCTGATATGGATGCCTTACCTATTCAAGAAGAAAATAAAGTTCCTTATAAATCAAGAAAAGATGGAATAATGCATGCGTGTGGGCATGATGGACATACTGCAATACTTACAGGATTTTTAATTGCTTGTAATAGACATAAAGAGAAACTTCCATTTAATATTAGAGGAATTTTCCAACACAAAGAAGAAGTAATGGATGGAGGAAGTGAAGATTTAATAAGAGATGGAGCATTAGATAAAGTTAGTGCTATATTTGGGCTTCATATGTATCCATATTTGAAAACAGGTGAGATTGGATATAAATATGGTGAGATGATGGCAAGTGCTGATATGTTTGAGATTGAGATTTTTGGAAAAATTGCTCATGGTGCAAGACCTCATGAAGGAGTTGATGCTATTTTAACAGCTTCAATGGTAGTAAATTCTATTAATCATATTGTAAGTAGAAAAATAGACCCTCTTCATCCAGCTGTTATCTCTTTTGGGACTATTGAAGGAGGAAAGGCTGCTAATATTATTTGTGACCATGTAAAACTTAGTGGAACTGTTAGGACCCTAAATGATAAAGTTAGACAAAATATAAAAGAGATGATGGAAGAAGCAGTTGCTGGAATTTGCAGGTCTATGGGGGCAAGATATAATTTTAATTACTTTTTTGGAAATCCAGAGCTTGTGAATGATAAAGATATGGTAGATGTTGTTATAAAGGCTGCTAAAAAAGTTGTAACTCCTGTTGATTTAAAACTTCCAGTAATGGGTGGAGAAGATTTTGCTAATTATTTAAAAATAGTAAAAGGTGCTTTTTTTAGACTCGGATGTTGTAATGAGTTAAAAGAGACTTGTTATCCTCAACATCATCCAAGATTTGATATTGATGAAGATAGTTTAATTATTGGAGCTAAAATTTTTGCAAATATATTAAAGGTACTTAAATGA
- a CDS encoding GNAT family N-acetyltransferase, which translates to MKGHIGISSPFFIVKEKLPALIRDIKKEDAKDITELFKLNYEDTYYKKSFYNPSTWEEMVESKKYYPVVAEVNGKVIGQFLLTVNDKYNGEIGAVVVHPNFKGRGLMNQMFDYLIQKAKSLGLYAIYGEAIMFHPFSQKANLKHGMIESALQLGEVASWIAQKDIKFEKRSATLVSYLLFKKEKRSLYLPEVYKKVILDRYKKLNIPLSKTVIRPVKKSLKLWENRLLKLSGLIIDGKIKNFENRFNTLFAKAKLRGEMVYADINLHTKEIDEIVSFLNKKRFFYSGVLFYRYNGFDYLRLQYENTHNVEEKLNVCFSDYCKWLSKFVREDKKRVYRL; encoded by the coding sequence ATGAAAGGACACATTGGAATTTCATCTCCTTTTTTTATTGTAAAAGAAAAACTTCCAGCTTTAATTAGAGATATAAAAAAAGAAGATGCAAAAGATATTACAGAGCTTTTTAAGTTAAATTACGAAGATACTTACTATAAAAAAAGTTTTTATAATCCTTCTACATGGGAAGAGATGGTAGAGTCTAAAAAATATTATCCTGTTGTAGCTGAGGTTAATGGGAAGGTTATTGGTCAGTTTTTATTAACAGTTAATGATAAATATAATGGAGAAATTGGTGCAGTTGTAGTTCATCCTAATTTTAAGGGAAGAGGACTTATGAACCAGATGTTTGATTATTTAATACAAAAAGCAAAAAGTTTAGGTCTTTATGCAATATATGGCGAAGCTATTATGTTTCATCCTTTTTCACAAAAAGCAAATTTAAAACATGGAATGATAGAGAGTGCTTTACAACTTGGAGAAGTTGCTTCATGGATAGCTCAAAAGGATATAAAATTTGAGAAACGTTCAGCAACTCTTGTGTCTTATCTTTTATTTAAAAAAGAGAAACGTTCATTATATTTGCCAGAAGTTTATAAAAAAGTTATTTTAGATAGATATAAAAAATTAAATATTCCCCTCTCAAAAACTGTAATTCGACCAGTTAAAAAATCTCTAAAACTTTGGGAAAATAGACTTCTTAAACTTTCAGGATTAATAATTGATGGAAAAATTAAAAATTTTGAAAATAGATTTAATACTCTTTTTGCAAAAGCAAAATTAAGAGGAGAGATGGTTTATGCTGATATTAATCTTCATACAAAAGAAATTGATGAAATTGTTAGTTTTTTAAATAAAAAAAGATTTTTTTATAGTGGAGTTTTGTTTTATAGATATAATGGATTTGACTATTTAAGACTTCAATATGAAAATACACATAATGTAGAGGAAAAATTGAATGTATGTTTTAGTGATTATTGTAAATGGCTTAGTAAATTTGTTAGAGAAGATAAAAAAAGAGTTTATAGATTATAA
- a CDS encoding YqiA/YcfP family alpha/beta fold hydrolase — translation MILYLHGFGSCANSNKTKILKSHFLDFYAPGLPENPKETISKIESLINPKTMLIGSSLGGYYAIYFAVKYNLKAVLINPSLKPYKTLKHYIGIQYRYCDNKPFKWKKKYLKELKKLKTKPIRGKYLVLLQSKDEILDYKKTLKKFKNRPNAKVIVEYGGNHRFENIDDYLSMIEKFYNL, via the coding sequence ATGATTTTATATTTACACGGTTTTGGAAGTTGTGCTAATTCTAATAAAACAAAAATACTAAAATCACATTTTTTAGACTTTTATGCCCCTGGGCTTCCAGAAAATCCAAAAGAAACTATTAGCAAAATAGAAAGTTTAATTAATCCAAAAACAATGCTTATTGGCTCATCGCTTGGAGGATATTATGCAATATATTTTGCTGTAAAATATAATTTAAAAGCCGTTTTAATAAATCCTTCTTTAAAACCATATAAAACTTTAAAACATTATATCGGAATTCAATATAGATATTGCGATAATAAACCTTTTAAATGGAAAAAAAAATATTTAAAAGAGCTTAAAAAATTAAAAACTAAACCCATAAGAGGCAAATATTTAGTCCTACTTCAAAGTAAAGATGAAATTTTAGACTATAAAAAAACTCTTAAAAAATTTAAAAATCGTCCAAATGCAAAAGTGATTGTAGAGTATGGAGGCAATCATAGATTTGAAAATATTGATGATTATTTATCTATGATTGAAAAATTTTATAATCTATAA
- the ligA gene encoding NAD-dependent DNA ligase LigA, which yields MIRNHEEYKKAVETLKKWAYYYYVLDNPLVTDEEYDKLYKEVEEYEKNHPDEVDKTSPTQRIGDVVLDEFKKAKHITKMWSMEDVFDKNEFIDWVNRVKRAIGNDNFSFYIEPKFDGASLNLVYKNGELIRAETRGDGEIGEDVTLNAKTIKTIPLTIKYKGLIEIRGEVVIKKQDFDKLNEERIKKGEPTFANPRNAAAGSLRQLDPKITANRPLLFYPWGVGYPIEVLISDEVSKEEYERDKKEFIEKFKTYKNIMDFVYSLGFKEPPKRGECKASDIECVLKKYNEFVEIRDEIPVMLDGMVVKVNELNLLENLGYTAKYPRWMVAYKFPAIEKETIIEDVIVQVGRTGVLTPVAILKPIEIGGVIVERATLHNFDEIERMDIRIGDRVIVIRSGDVIPKITKVLYHKRTGNEKKIPRPTHCPVCGSEVLDEGAIIKCQNLSCPARVVNTIIYAASKNCLDIEGLGESVAKLLYEKGLVKDIRDLFKLKVEDLEKLPLFARKKAENLVNAISKVKGIECWRFVNALGIEHIGEVASKKICEKFGVEFYKHSPEEFYELEGFGPEMVKSIAEYVKVNKDKIEELIKLIEPTNPKKEVVNSPFTGKTVVLTGSMSKSRSEIKEMLENLGAHVTNSVSKKTDYVIVGEDPGSKFEKAKKLGITILKEEDMWNMIGDGNGDKK from the coding sequence ATGATTAGAAATCATGAAGAATATAAAAAAGCTGTTGAAACACTTAAAAAATGGGCATATTACTATTATGTATTAGATAATCCATTAGTAACGGATGAAGAGTATGATAAATTATATAAAGAAGTAGAAGAGTATGAAAAAAACCATCCTGATGAAGTAGATAAAACATCACCTACTCAAAGAATAGGTGATGTTGTATTAGATGAATTTAAAAAAGCGAAACATATTACTAAAATGTGGTCTATGGAAGATGTTTTTGATAAGAATGAATTTATAGATTGGGTAAATAGAGTTAAAAGAGCAATTGGGAATGATAATTTTTCTTTTTATATTGAACCAAAATTTGATGGAGCGAGTTTAAATTTAGTTTATAAAAATGGAGAATTAATAAGGGCTGAAACAAGAGGAGATGGTGAAATTGGAGAAGATGTTACATTAAATGCAAAAACAATTAAAACAATTCCTTTAACAATTAAATACAAAGGACTTATTGAAATTAGAGGTGAAGTTGTAATTAAAAAGCAAGATTTTGATAAATTAAATGAAGAGAGAATAAAAAAAGGAGAGCCAACATTTGCAAATCCAAGAAATGCAGCAGCAGGGAGTTTAAGGCAACTCGACCCTAAAATTACAGCAAATAGACCTCTACTTTTTTATCCTTGGGGAGTTGGATATCCAATTGAAGTATTAATAAGTGATGAGGTAAGTAAAGAAGAGTATGAAAGAGATAAAAAAGAATTTATAGAAAAATTTAAAACTTATAAAAATATAATGGATTTTGTATATTCGCTGGGATTTAAAGAACCACCAAAAAGAGGGGAATGCAAAGCAAGTGATATTGAATGTGTTTTAAAGAAATATAATGAATTTGTTGAAATCAGGGATGAAATACCTGTAATGCTTGATGGAATGGTTGTAAAGGTTAATGAACTTAATTTACTTGAAAATCTTGGATATACAGCTAAATACCCAAGATGGATGGTTGCTTATAAATTTCCAGCTATTGAAAAAGAGACAATTATAGAAGATGTAATTGTGCAAGTTGGAAGGACAGGTGTTTTAACTCCTGTTGCTATATTAAAACCTATTGAAATTGGAGGAGTTATTGTAGAAAGAGCTACTCTTCACAATTTTGATGAAATAGAGAGAATGGATATAAGAATAGGTGATAGAGTAATAGTTATTAGAAGTGGAGATGTGATACCAAAAATTACAAAAGTTTTATATCATAAAAGAACAGGTAATGAAAAGAAAATACCAAGACCTACTCATTGTCCTGTTTGTGGAAGCGAAGTTTTAGATGAGGGAGCAATAATTAAATGTCAAAATCTCTCATGCCCTGCAAGAGTAGTTAATACGATAATTTATGCTGCAAGCAAGAATTGTTTAGATATTGAAGGGCTTGGAGAGAGTGTGGCAAAACTTTTATATGAAAAAGGTCTGGTAAAAGATATTAGAGATTTATTTAAATTAAAAGTTGAAGATTTAGAAAAACTTCCTCTTTTTGCAAGAAAGAAAGCTGAAAATTTAGTAAATGCAATTAGTAAAGTCAAAGGAATTGAGTGTTGGAGATTTGTAAATGCATTAGGGATTGAGCATATTGGTGAAGTTGCAAGTAAAAAAATATGTGAGAAATTTGGAGTTGAGTTTTATAAACATAGCCCAGAAGAATTTTATGAATTGGAAGGATTTGGACCAGAAATGGTTAAATCAATTGCTGAATATGTTAAAGTAAATAAAGATAAAATTGAAGAATTAATTAAATTGATTGAGCCAACAAACCCTAAAAAAGAGGTGGTTAATTCACCATTTACTGGTAAAACAGTAGTTTTAACAGGTAGTATGAGTAAGAGTAGAAGTGAAATAAAAGAGATGTTAGAAAATCTTGGCGCTCATGTAACAAATAGTGTTTCTAAAAAAACTGATTATGTCATTGTAGGAGAAGATCCTGGAAGTAAGTTTGAAAAAGCAAAAAAACTTGGTATAACTATTTTAAAAGAAGAAGATATGTGGAATATGATAGGAGATGGCAATGGCGATAAAAAGTGA
- a CDS encoding ATP-dependent Clp protease adaptor ClpS, producing the protein MAIKSETISKTKFLLPKLYKVILLNDDYTTFDFVIEILKTVFGKSEEDAINLTLKVDREGSAVVGLYPYEIALMKVDKVHKLARSAGYPLRARIEED; encoded by the coding sequence ATGGCGATAAAAAGTGAAACTATATCAAAAACAAAATTTTTATTGCCAAAACTTTATAAAGTAATATTATTAAACGATGATTATACAACTTTTGATTTTGTAATAGAAATTTTAAAAACCGTTTTTGGTAAAAGTGAAGAAGATGCAATAAATTTAACGCTCAAAGTGGATAGAGAAGGCTCAGCAGTTGTTGGACTTTATCCATATGAGATAGCTTTAATGAAAGTTGATAAAGTCCATAAGTTAGCAAGGAGTGCTGGCTATCCACTAAGAGCGAGAATTGAGGAGGATTAA